ccaagaaaacatttttttaaccaaAATTAGCATCCATTTTGATGTAGTAACGTCTGCATTAAAAAGTGATTTAGTACACAGATGCATGGTACAATTAAACGATAAAAGATACTGTAAACAATCCAATTGCATTGTTTTCTGTGCTCAATCGTTAattcaagagaaaaaaaaatgcaatatttgCCTTGTCGGTTTGTGGCCTTTTACCGGCACTTAAGCACTTAAGTgccaataaattatttgttgacctttttttctgttaaaaggTCACCTATTTTATCCATTCATCCCTTACTTTGACCACGTAATTATTTAGATagattttcctcttcaaatTGATCTAGAAAATTGCGATCGGTTAGTACTGAAGCACACCTAGGTTGGTTACTTGGGATCCCCCAGGTCAATGCCAAGGtctcaaattttgacagtatGTAGTTACTAGGCTGGCCGGTGGACCGACAACTAAATGACGCATGAAAAATCAGAACATTTGTGTCGCttgtttttaatgcatacgttataGCGAAAAAGTTAAGTATAATTACCTTGCACGAGTTATCCTGACTACCAGAGGCAATGTGGTAGCCATTGGGGGAAAAATCCACACCGTAGATAGCACTCAGATGACCCTCCAGAAACATGATACATCTGCCCGTCCGAAGGTCCCACACTCGGCCAAATCCGTCCAGTCCActtgttggaaaaataattaaattgttattttgaaCAGTAATTTTCGTAAATACCTATATACGTACCCAGTAACGCATACACTACCGTCCACCTGAAAAGCGATGCAATGTACGGCTTTCGTATGACCCTCCTGATGAAGTACCTCCTGCTTTTGCTCCAGATCCCACAGCCGCCAGGAAGCGTCGTAACAGGCCGTCCCCAGGAACCGTCCAGAGGGATGGAATGCAAGTTTCGCTACCCGGTGCGGCACGTGTCCGTTGATGTCGGCTATCGACTCTTCGCTGTCGTACGACCATAGTTTAACTGAACCGTCGAAGCTACAAGAAGCCATCGCTACTTCGGATTTACTATCGTTGGCAACACCCGGCCGGAAGGCCACATCACTTACGTTGAACTTGTGCCCACGGAGCGTCTGCTTCAGAGTGCAATCGGGAACGGACCAAACCTTACAGAGGGAGCTCCTGCAAGAGGGACAATAAAGCAATATCATTAGCAATTACCGACCTAGCACTCCGATGCGCTTTATGACGGATTGAAACATACAAACTGCAGGTCAGCAGTAGCGAAGAGTCCTCATTTATGCAGCACCCGGTGATTGGTCGAGTATCGCCCACCTGGCTACATTGCGGGGCAAGCTGTTGGATGCGTTTCTGCAGCTCCACCATACGGCCCGCCTTCGTGGCCGAATGTTGGCGCATCTTTTCGCTTGCCTCTTCCAACCGCTTCTTGGCACGGGCTAACGAGTAGTTTGCTATCCAAAACCTTGCCACGCGCAAACTTTCCGGTCCCTCGTGATACCAGGTCGATTCATTCGTTTccttttgttggtttttagGTTTCTCCTCTTCTTTAGCCGGTTTTGCGGCCGGTAAACCTTTCTCACCCAAtctaaaagaaacaaatgcaTAATGCGATAAAGGGTTAGCGAGGAATGTACAACCGGTTTGAGAATGCTGCTTGTACGTACGCCGAGAGAAGCTCTTTCAATCGCAACCGCCTATCAGCAGGACCCTCGCCGAAGTAACAGATTGGTTCATTTAGCTTCCGCAGCGCATTCTTCACCTCCCCATCGTCCGTGCTGACGTGTATCAATCGAGCCTTTTTCCTACGTTCGAATTCCTCTAGCAGAGCTGCTTTCTCTTTGGCGCTAAAAGGAAAAACGTAAAGCACATGTAGCATGTTAGTTTGGAAAACATTGCTTTCACAGGATTGCAGGTGGTCCTGGTTGCGATTCTTTACACATCTTCATCTAGGGTCATGTAGTCCGATGTGGTAAGCTGGCTGTAGTCGGTTTTTCCCGAACCATCCGTTTCGTTATCCTTGCGGTCCACATGCCAACGATCCGATTCTTCCAGCGAACCATAGTGGATGGTCTTTGTGCGTTTGGCGTACACGCTCTGTTCACTGTCGGACATTGTGTGTTAATATGTTGCCGGTACTAGAAGCTTGCTCTAAACTTTAATTAGCACACGAAAACTAACTTTACACGCTAAATTGCTAAATGTTTTTTGCAGAATATCAACAAATATGGGCCGGCGTCATGAGAAAAGCGCGAACTGTCAAAGTAAGTATTTGACATGCGTTGTTTCACATGACATGTGTTGACAGTTGCTGCGAATAAATATTTAGCGTCAGCTATAATATGCTAACtaacttttttgtgtttttattgaaaaaaaatctttgcctGGCGCACTGAGTTTATATTATGTTTTAACTGTTTTATGTTGTAGTATCAGTTGAATTCGCATAAATTTAAGTATGCACACGAGCAATTTCTGATTTGCCATACATGTATGCTTCGAGTATATGCTAAACTACTGCTTGGTAACGGTCGCTAGGGTGCATTTTGTTTAGTTGAGTGTCggtaaaaaacaaatttgcagGACACACTCATATCGTATTTGCCATTCTTCTCTTAATTATCTAAACTAAGAATTTCTTTATCGTTTGGTAGTAAAGAATGGATATCGAAGAATGTATACCGGAGAAGAAAAGTCCCGAACCAGGGCAATCATCCGCAGCTCCAAAGGATGGAGCCAGTCCATTGTTTCTAAGCCTGGTTGAATCGGCCCTACTAGAAGGGCGTTCTCACAGCATCGTAGAAAGCTTCGTGCGTGATAATCGTTTTCGGAAAAAGAAGTAATTTTCCTGTAAAGTAGTTGTAAATAGTAGTTTTTCATATCATATGTATCATTCCAGTATCCCACTAAACTATGCGGAAGATAAGGAGCGGATACGCGTTTGCTTGAACAACGCAGACAAAAGGATTGCCGAGCTGATGCGCGATGGGCTGGAACTGATAGAGGATGTGCGCGTGGCAAGCGATCGGCACGAAGTGGACCGTCGTATGGCTGAGGCGGACATTAAAGAAAGTAAGTATGATTGCTTTATCAACAAAACTAACACTGCTCGAAAAAAATTGtccatttttacattttctagATCTCCTGAGCAAGATTCATACGGAATCAGTAGATTCGGTTGCAAAATTTCAAACCACCTACGAAAAGTGGACCGAAATTAAGGAACTGAAAGATCCCATGCTGATGAACGATGAGCTTCAGCTGCAAAAGAACCGTGTGGAGGAGTTGTTGAAACAGAAGGACATCATCATAGCCGAATGTCGCAAGGAACTGCAGGCAGCCGACGATCGGTACGCCCGGGATATACGCAAGCAAATCGTCGATATTCAGAGCCTTGTTCATCGTGCCGATACGGAGGTGGAGGCTATGAAAAGCATCCTGAAGGAAAACTTGGATCTGATTCAAGGAACAGGTAAGAATTCTTAAAGTAATGTCCAATACTCTGATAATTCATAGGAGAAAAAATTGCAGTCGAGGAAGAGCGGGTCATTCTACAGAATGCTGCCAATTTTAATTGGAATGATGTGTACGCCAAGCGGGCCACTAATGAGCGGATTAAAGtaaagcagaagaaggaacGGGTATGTTGCTAGGGTGCTACTAGTACTGGGAACGTTTGAGAAAATTAATACTCCGATGCTTTATAGCTGTTGGCAAATCTGACCGAAATCGAACAAATAGAGCTGGATTATGTGGAGACAACGCGTGCCACACGAATAAAGCTAGACAAGGACACTCAAGCGCTGGCAATAGAGCTGCAGAAGATTAAAACCAACACAACGCTCAACTCGGAAAAGCTGGACTACAGTTTCCAGGTGTTGAAAAAGCGGGAAGACGAAAATTTGATGGTAAAGAATGCACAGAAGCGCCGTCTTGCCAAACTGCACGAAACCATCTTTACGCTGCGCAATAAGCTGAAAGACACGAAAACAACCTATTACATCGAGACGGAAAAGATGgcaaaaatgattgaaaaattgCATCACAGCGTAGATCACATCAGGAGCAAACTAGAAAGCTCAAAGAAAGCGTACGATAAAAGGGTAGAATGTTTGCTTAACTTGCTTTTGCAAATGTGTGTAGTTTTGgtaaaaattactttttttttattttcggttGTCTAAGGTTCGCGCAATTTGGAACTTGAATCGGGATGAATGCTTTGAAATTATCCAAAACATATCGGCCATCGATAAAATACTCGTCGAGCAACATCTTAACCGGAAGTGGACCAACAACCTGGGTGCCATATCGGATTTGCTGTACAATTATGATCCTTTGTGTACGCCCAAGCTACCCAGCACTGCCAGAAGTAGGTAGaacaattgaaatgaaattaaccGTATCTTAATTTCCATACTCTATAATATGCTACTCCGACAGCCAAACGAAGCTTAACCAACTCGAAAGAAGACCAACAGCACGatttctgccgtttgaagaattTGCTAGAGCAATCGCGATTTTTAAGCGACAAAAAGCTGGAGGTTGCTTTAAAGGATCGGCAGATTGATGGCTGCGGTATGACACTAATCTGTATGGACAACGTTTTGAATGCACTAGGCATCGATAGCATGGATGGTGTGCGTCACCTGCAGTCCACCCACTCGGAAGTTCAAAATTGTAACAACCTCGACGAGGCCTGCAGTTCGTCCGAGGTGTGTACCGTTCCGGTACAGAAGAAAAGTTTGTTTCTAGAATCGttcttaattttgtttcttatcaATTACAGATATCTTCGATCGATAATAAAGAGATCGAAGTGAATCAAAAAGCTCTGACCACTTCACGGGATCTTTTGGCTCTAAAAATGTTCtgtgaaaatgatgatgaggCGTAAGTATGATATGAACTCTCTTACATACAATTCTAAAGGAGCATTTACTATGTCGAAAACTTAACCGTCGATTTAGGTTACATTCTCAAACGGAAGCTAAACCCGAACCAAAGCTAACCTTATCCGATACTCGCAAATTTTGGTCCTCTTTTAAGAACATTTTCTTGCCAAATCAGATGAAAGTTTGGGACACCATGGAGGAAAGTTTGGGCAAGTATTTGCAGGTAAGTGAGCCAAGTTgagttatcctttttt
This genomic window from Anopheles maculipalpis chromosome 2RL, idAnoMacuDA_375_x, whole genome shotgun sequence contains:
- the LOC126557805 gene encoding U4/U6 small nuclear ribonucleoprotein Prp4, yielding MSDSEQSVYAKRTKTIHYGSLEESDRWHVDRKDNETDGSGKTDYSQLTTSDYMTLDEDVAKEKAALLEEFERRKKARLIHVSTDDGEVKNALRKLNEPICYFGEGPADRRLRLKELLSALGEKGLPAAKPAKEEEKPKNQQKETNESTWYHEGPESLRVARFWIANYSLARAKKRLEEASEKMRQHSATKAGRMVELQKRIQQLAPQCSQVGDTRPITGCCINEDSSLLLTCSLSSLCKVWSVPDCTLKQTLRGHKFNVSDVAFRPGVANDSKSEVAMASCSFDGSVKLWSYDSEESIADINGHVPHRVAKLAFHPSGRFLGTACYDASWRLWDLEQKQEVLHQEGHTKAVHCIAFQVDGSVCVTGGLDGFGRVWDLRTGRCIMFLEGHLSAIYGVDFSPNGYHIASGSQDNSCKIWDLRRRQMVYTIPAHTNLISDVKYQKNGGNFLVTSSYDKTAKIWSDKTWQPLKTLSGHDGRLVGVDISHDSQYIVTASYDRTFKLWAWD
- the LOC126559771 gene encoding dynein regulatory complex protein 1 homolog — protein: MDIEECIPEKKSPEPGQSSAAPKDGASPLFLSLVESALLEGRSHSIVESFVRDNRFRKKNIPLNYAEDKERIRVCLNNADKRIAELMRDGLELIEDVRVASDRHEVDRRMAEADIKENLLSKIHTESVDSVAKFQTTYEKWTEIKELKDPMLMNDELQLQKNRVEELLKQKDIIIAECRKELQAADDRYARDIRKQIVDIQSLVHRADTEVEAMKSILKENLDLIQGTVEEERVILQNAANFNWNDVYAKRATNERIKVKQKKERLLANLTEIEQIELDYVETTRATRIKLDKDTQALAIELQKIKTNTTLNSEKLDYSFQVLKKREDENLMVKNAQKRRLAKLHETIFTLRNKLKDTKTTYYIETEKMAKMIEKLHHSVDHIRSKLESSKKAYDKRVRAIWNLNRDECFEIIQNISAIDKILVEQHLNRKWTNNLGAISDLLYNYDPLCTPKLPSTARTKRSLTNSKEDQQHDFCRLKNLLEQSRFLSDKKLEVALKDRQIDGCGMTLICMDNVLNALGIDSMDGVRHLQSTHSEVQNCNNLDEACSSSEISSIDNKEIEVNQKALTTSRDLLALKMFCENDDEALHSQTEAKPEPKLTLSDTRKFWSSFKNIFLPNQMKVWDTMEESLGKYLQVLRERQSLDEECSFLRKQNQELQHIMQKMLIKPLNDDF